From the genome of Streptomyces sp. NBC_01304:
CCTGCGGAAGGACCCCGAGGCCACGATCACCAAGTCCGTGGTCGACGTCCTGGACGCACGCCACGCCGTCGACGCGGGAACGTACCGCTTCACCCTGACCGACCCGAAGACCGGCGCGGTCGAGACGGTGGATGCTCGCTACACCTTCGTGTACAAGCGGGTAAAGGGCGCCTGGGTCATCGAGAACCACCACTCTTCGGCCATGCCGGAGAAGGCCTCGGGGATGCGGGAGTCGGGGACGCCGGAGAAGGTCTCGCCGGCGGCACGGACCCCCCTGGCGCCAAAAAACTAACAGCGCTAGTTTAGTCGGGCACGACGAACTCCAGGAGGATGGCGATGACGGCACACGACGGGATGTACATCGGCGGCGCATGGCGCCCTGCCGCGGGCACGGACACGATCGCGGTCGTCAATCCGGTCGACGAGCAGGTGATCGCCCAGGTGCCGGCCGGCACCGCCGAGGACATCGACGCTGCCGTACGTGCCGCGCGCGCGGCGTTCCCGGGCTGGGCCGCGACCCCGCCCGCCGAACGGGCCGCGCTGATCGCCGCCCTGCGCGACCAACTGGTCGCCCGCAAGGACGAGATCGCCCGCACCGTGACCGCCGAGCTCGGCTCGCCGGAACAGTTCGCCCAGTTCGTGCACGCGGGCGTGCCGATCGCGGTGGCCGGCTCGTACGCCGAACTGGCCGCCTCCTTCACCTTCGAGGAGCGCATCGGCAACTCCCGGGTGCTGCTCGAACCGGTCGGCGTGGTCGGCGCCATCACCCCCTGGAACTACCCCCTGCACCAGGTCGTCGCCAAGGTCGCCCCGGCGCTCGCGGCAGGCTGCACGGTCGTCCTCAAGCCGGCCGAGGACACCCCCCTCGTGGCCCAGCTCTTCGCCGAGGCCGTGCACGAAGTGGGCTTCCCCGCGGGCGTGTTCAACCTCGTCACCGGCCTCGGCCCGGTCGCGGGCCAGGCGCTCGCCGAGCACGAGGGCGTGGACCTGGTCTCCTTCACCGGGTCGACCGCCGTCGGTCAGCAGATCGGCGCGACCGCCGGCGCCGCGATCAAGCCGGTCGCCCTGGAGCTCGGCGGCAAGTCCGCCAACGTCATCCTGCCGAGCGCGGACCTCGCCAAGGCCGTCAACGTCGGCGTGGCCAACGTCATGAACAACTCCGGCCAGACCTGCAGCGCCTGGACCCGGATGCTGGTCCACGCCGACCAGTACGACGACGCGGTCCAGCTCGCCTCGGCCGCCGCCGCCAAGTACGGCGACCGCATCGGCCCCGTCGTCAACGCCAAGCAGCAGGCGCGCGTACGCGGCTACATCGAGAAGGGCATCGCCGAGGGCGCCAAGATCGTGGCGGGCGGTCCCGAATCCCCGCGCGAAAAGGGCTACTTCATCACCCCCACCGTCTTCGCGGAGGTGACCCCCGACATGACCATCGCCCAGGAGGAGATCTTCGGCCCGGTCCTGTCGATCATCAAGTACGCGGACGAGGACGAGGCCTTGGCGATCGCCAACGGCACCGTCTACGGCCTCGCCGGCGCCGTCTGGGCAGGCACCGAGGAGGAGGCCGTGGCCTTCGCCCGCCGGATGGACACCGGGCAGGTCGACATCAACGGCGGCAGCTTCAACCCGCTCGCCCCGTTCGGCGGCTACAAGAAGTCGGGCGTGGGCCGGGAGCTCGGCGCGCACGGCTTCGCGGAGTATCTGCACACGAAGTCGCTGCAGTTCTGAGCCCAGTTCACCTCTTGTACCGCACCTCTTCCCTGGAGTAAGTCACCGTGGTCCGCGCCGCCATCCTGCCCGCCGTCGGCTCCGCCCTGGAGATCGCCGAGATCGACCTGCCCGCACCCGGCCCCGGCCAGGTCCGCGTCCGCCTCGCGGCGGCCGGGGTCTGCCACTCCGACCTGTCCCTGACCAACGGCACCATGCGGGTACCCACGCCCTGCGTCCTCGGCCACGAGGGCGCGGGCACGGTCGTCGATGTCGGCGAGGGCGTCACCCATGTAGCCCCCGGCGACGGGGTTGTCCTCAACTGGGCGCCGTCCTGCGGGAGTTGCCACCACTGCTCGATCGGCGAGGTCTGGCTCTGCTCCCAGGCCCTCACCGGTGCCGCCTCGGTCTACGCGCACCGGCCCGACGGCACCGAGCTCCACCCCGGCCTGAACGTCGCGGCCTTCGCCGAGGAGACCGTGGTCGCGGCGAACTGCGTCCTGCCGGTCCCGGACGGCGTCCCCCTCACCGACGCCGCGCTCCTCGGTTGCGCGGTCCTCACCGGATACGGCGCCGTGCACCACTCGGCGCGGGTCCGCTCCGGCGAGTCCGTCGTGGTCTTCGGCGTCGGCGGGGTCGGCCTGGCCACGCTCCAGTCGGCCCGGATCGCGGGCGCAGGACCGATCATCGCGGTCGACGTGTCGCCGGAGAAGGAGGACCTGGCCCGCGCGGCCGGAGCCACCGACTACGTCGTCGCGTCCGACACCACGGCGAAGGACATCCGCAAGCTCACGGCCGGGCAGGGGGCGGACGTGGCGATCGAATGCGTGGGCCGGGCCGCGACGATCCGTACCGCCTGGGAGTCCACCCGCCGCGGCGGCCGCACGACGGTCGTCGGGATCGGCGGCAAGGACCAGCAGGTCACCTTCAACGCCCTGGAACTCTTCCACTGGGGCCGGACCCTCTCCGGCTGCGTCTACGGCAACAGCGACCCGTCCCGCGACCTGCCGGTCCTGGCGGAGCACATCCGTGCGGGCCGCCTCGACCTGAGCCAACTCGTCACCGAGCGGATCGGGTTGGAGGGGATTCCGGGGGCCTTCGAGAACATGGTGGCGGGGAAGGGTGGTCGGGCGCTGGTGGTGTTCGGGTAGTTCCATGTCCTCAAGCGCCGGACGGGCTGACTGTGTCAGCCCGTCCGGCGTTTGAGGACACCGCCCGGAGGGCGGAAGGCTCCGCAGGATTTCGGGAAGGGGCGGGGAGGGGATAAATCAGCCCCGAGACCGCCCCCGCGAAACCGCCACCCCCGCCAGGCACAACGCCCCACCCCCGAGCGTCACCCACCCCGGCACCTCATCAAGCGCGACCCAGGACATCAGCACAACCAGAGCCGGCACGGCATAAGTCGTGGCCCCCATTTTCCCGGCAGTGGTCCGGGCAAGGGCGTACGCCCACGTCGTAAACGCAAGGGCAGTCGGAAACAGCCCGAGATACACCATGTTCAGCGTCGCAGACACCGGCGCCCGCCCCACCTCGTCCACCAACACCCCCGCGAACGGCAGACACCCCACCGCCCCGATCGCGCACCCGAACGTCGTCGCCTGCAACGGCGACGCATGCCGCAGCGCCGGCTTCTGGGCAACGACCCCACCCGCGTACGACACCGCCGCGAGCAGACACAGGAACACCCCGAGCAGCGACGCGTTGCCCGAACCGGACATGGACAGGCCGACCACCGCCGCCCCGGCGAAGGACACCGCCATCCCGGCGAGCAGCCGCTTCGGCAGACCCTCCTTGAGCAGCCACCCCGCGAGCAGCGCCATCACCAGCGGCCCGACGTTCACGACGAGCGCCGCCGTGCCCGCGTCGACCTTCTGCTCGCCCCAGTTGAGCACCACCATGTAGACGCCGAACCACAGCAGCCCGGACACCACGATCCCCGGCCAGGCGGCCCGCGGGGGCAGCCCCTCGCGGCGTATCAGCAGCACCACACCGAGCGCGAGGGCCCCCGAGAGCAGTCGCCCGAGCGCGAGCGCGCCGGGCGAGTAGGCCTCGCCCGCGCTGCGGATCGACACGAAGGCGGAGGCCCACAGCACCACCGTGACGGCCGCGGCGGCCAGGGCGAGGGTTCCGGCACGGCGGGAAGCGGTCCCGGAGTCGGGTGCTGGGTGGGAGTCGACGGGGGGCGCGGAGGGCGAGGGGTTGCTCATGGCCGAAACCCTATGGTCACGACACTTCGGCGCCCACCGAATTGTCGGCCGGCCAAGAGGTGGGCCGGCAGGTCGGGCCAACAGGCGTCCCGGACAGATCAGTTGGCGCAGGCTCGCACGGCTCGCACGGCTCGCACGGATCAGTTGGCAGTGGCCCGCAGCGCCGCGTACTGCAGTTCCAGCCCGTCGAGGAGCGCCTTGAGCCCCGCCTCGAAGGCCCGCTCGTCGATCTTCTCCTGCCGCTCCGCGAGCAGATGCGCCTGCCCGAGGTGCGGATAGTCCGCAGGGTCGTACGCGGCCTCGTCGTCCACGAATCCGCCCGCGAACGACCCGAGTGCCGAGCCCATGATGAAGTACCGCATCAGCGCACCGATGGAGGTGGCCTGGGCCGCGGGCCAGCCCGCCGCCGTCATCGCGCCGAACACCGCGTCGGCGAGCCGCAGTCCGGCCGGCCGGCGTCCCGGTCCCTGTGCGAGCACCGGCACGATGTTGGGGTGCTCGGTGAGGGCGCCGCGGTAGGACACGGCCCAGTCGTGCAACGCGGTCCGCCAGTCCTGCCCGTCGAAGCGGCCGTCGCGGCCGTCGCGGCCGTCCTCGAACATCGACAGGTCGACCTGCGCACTCACCGAGTCCGCGACCGCCTCCAGGATCTGGTCCTTCGTGCGGAAGTGGTTGTACAGGGAGGGCCCGCTCACCCCCAGCTCGGCCGCGAGCCGCCGCGTGGAGACGGCCGCGAGGCCCTCAGCGTCCACGAGTTCACGCGCCGCCATGACGATGCGATCTCTGCTGAGGAGGGGCTTGCGCGGTCGGGCCATGCGGCTCATAGTAGGCCCTGCCCAGCTAAAACTAGCAGTGGTAATTAAAAGTCTCGAGCAGGTGGGAGCGCGCGCGGTGAACCTGGAACTCAGCGAGGAACAGACAGCCGTCCGACAGCTCGCCGAGGACTTCGTGGCGCGCGAGATCACCCCGCACGTCATCGAGTGGGACCGCGCCGAGAACGTCGATCGCGCCATGGTGAAGAAGCTCGGCGAGGTCGGGTTCCTTGGCCTCACCATCGACGAGCAGTACGGCGGATCGGGCGGCGACCACCTCGCGTACTGCCTGGTCACCGAGGAGCTCGGCCGCGGCGACTCCTCCGTGCGCGGCATCGTCTCCGTCTCGCTCGGCCTCGTCGCCAAGACCGTCGCGGCCTGGGGGAACGAGGAGCAGAAGCAGCGGTGGCTGCCCGGCCTCACCTCCGGCGAGCTCGTCGGCTGCTTCGGCCTCACCGAACCCGGCACCGGCTCCGACGCGGGCAACCTCACCACCAGGGCGGTGCGCGACGGGGACTCGTACGTCGTCAACGGCACCAAGATGTTCATCACGAACGGCACTTGGGCCGATGTGTGCCTCCTCTTCGCCCGCACCAACGACGCCCCCGGCCACAAGGGCATCTCCGCATTCCTCATCCCCACCGACACCCCGGGCCTCACCCGACGCACCATCCACGGCAAGCTCGGCCTGCGCGGCCAGGCCACCGCGGAGCTGGTCCTTCAGGACGTACGGGTGTCCGCGAGCGCGATGATGGCGCCCGAGGGCAAGGGTTTCTCGGTCGCCATGTCCGCGCTCGCCAAGGGGCGGATGTCGGTCGCGGCGGGCTGTGTCGGCATCGCGCAGGCCGCCCTCGACGCCGCCGTGCGGTACGCCGGCGAGCGCGAGCAGTTCGGCAAGCCCATCGCCCGGCACCAGCTCGTCCAGGAGCTGATCAGCGACATCGCGGTCGACGTGGACGCCGCCCGCCTGCTGACCTGGCGCGTCGCCGACCTCATCGACCGCGGGCAGCCCTTCGCGACCGAGTCGTCGAAGGCGAAGCTGTTCGCGTCGGAGGCCGCGGTGCGCGCCGCGAACAACGCGCTGCAGGTGTTCGGCGGCTACGGCTACATCGACGAGTACCCGGCGGGCAAGCTGCTGCGGGACGCCCGCGTGATGACCCTCTACGAGGGCACCAGCCAGATCCAGAAGCTGGTCATCGGCCGTGCGCTGACGGGGGTTTCGGCTTTCTGAGTACGCGGCTGAGTATCCGTACGGATGGCTCAAGAGGCCCCGGGCCGGGACGCTGATCCACATGACAGACGCATCGAGCAAGCCGCAGAACACTCAGGCCTACTACGGAATGGCCGTCGCCTCCTTCGCCATCTCGGCCGGGGCCGTCGCCCTGGCCGTCTTCAAGATGGACGTCGATGTCTGGGTGCGGGCCTTCCTGGGGATCGGGATGCTCTACCTCACCACCTCCGCCTTCAACCTGGCCAAGGTGATCAGGGACAAGCAGGAGGCGGCGCGGGTGTCCGACCCCTTCAAGGGACTCTGAGCCGTCCCCCTAAGCGCTTGCTCACCCGCAGGGGTATGGTGTTCGCTCGGACAGTGGAAGGGGCGCAGCCATGAGCGCGGCTCAGGAGATCGACGAGGACCAGCCATGGGGCGAGGTCGCGCCTGACGCGGCCCGGCGGCTGCTCGTCGCCGCGGTGGAGGCCTTCGCCGAGCGCGGTTATCACGCGACGACGACGCGGGACATCGCCGGCCGCGCCGGCATGAGCCCGGCCGCGCTCTACATCCACTACAAGACCAAGGAAGAGCTGCTCCACCGGATCAGCACGATCGGCCACGAGAAGGCCCTGCGCATCCTGTCGTCCGCCGCCGACGGGCCGGGCAGCGCCGCCGACCGGCTGGCTCAGGCCGTACGTTCCTTCGTCGTGTGGCACGCCGGGCACCACACCACGGCGCGGGTCGTCCAGTACGAGCTGGACGCGCTCGGCGAGGAGCACCGCGCCGAGGCGGTCCAGCTGCGCCGGCAGTGCGACGCGGCCGTGCGCCGCATCCTCAACGACGGTGTCGAATCGGGCGAGTTCGTGGTGCCTGACGTGCCCGGCACCACTCTCGCCGTCCTCTCGCTCTGCATCGACGTGGCCCGTTGGTTCAACACCGCGGGCCGCCGCACGCCGGAAGAGGTCGGCGAGAGCTACGCCGACCTCGTCCTGCGCATGGTGGGGGCCAAGAAGTAGGCCCCGTACGAAGAGGGCCGGCTCAGAAGTAGAAGCGGGACACCGACTCCGCCACGCACGCGGGCTTGTCGCCGTCCTCGCGCTCGATCGTGACGGCCGTCGTGAGCTGCACCCCGCCGTCCTTCGTCTCGGTGACCTCCTTGATCACCCCGGTGGCGCGCAGCCGCGAGCCGACCGGCACGGGGGAGGGGAAGCGCACCTTGTTGGTGCCGTAGTTGATGCCCATCCTCACGTTCTCGACGCGCATGATCTGCGGCACCAGGGTCGGCAGCAGCGACAGCGTCAGATAGCCGTGCGCGATGGTCGTGCCGAACGGCCCCGCGGCCGCCTTCTCCGCGTCGACGTGGATCCACTGGTGATCGCCGGTGGCGTCCGCGAAGAGGTCGATCCGCTTCTGGTCGATCTCCAGCCAGTCGCCCGCGCCGAGCTGCTCGCCGACTGCTGCCCGCAGCTCCTCGGCCGACGTGAAGATCCTTGGCTCTGCCATGTCCGTTGCCTCCCGGGGCACTGTGCTGAGTTCGCGGCGTACTGCGTTCGCGACGTTTCTAAGCGCTTGCTCAGCATGGTTGCCGAGGGACACCGTGTCAACGAATGTGCGGGGACGTAGGGTCGAGCGCGTGCCGCAGATTCCCGAGAAGGTCCATGAACTCACCGTCGGCCAGCTGTCCGCGCGCAGCGGCGCCGCCGTCTCCGCCCTGCACTTCTACGAGTCCAAGGGCCTGATCAGCAGCCGCCGTACGGCCGGCAACCAGCGCCGCTACGGCAGGGACGCGCTGCGCCGGGTCGCGTTCGTGCGCGCGGCGCAGCGCGTCGGCATCCCGCTCGCCACCATCCGGGACGCGCTCGCCGAGCTCCCCGAGGAGCGCACGCCCAACCGCGCCGACTGGGCGCGGCTCTCGGAGACGTGGCGCTCGGAGCTCGACGAGCGCATCAAGCAGCTCGGCCGGCTGCGCGACCATCTGACGGACTGCATCGGCTGCGGCTGTCTCTCGATGGAGACCTGCGTCCTGTCCAACCCGGACGACGTCTTCGGCGAGAAGCTGACAGGCTCGCGCCTGCTCGCGGAGAAGCGGACCTGAGACCGTCGGCCGGGTGGCCTTGAGTGCCTTGGCCGGGGCCGCGCTCACTCGTACTCGGTGCCGCCCTTGCGGGTCAGATAGGCGGCGCTGACCGCCTTCGCGATCGCACGGCCGCCGGTCACCGGGCTGTACCGCTCGGCGGCCGGCCGGATGACGACGCCCTCCCGCAGGTGCAGCGCGCGCCCCGACACGGTCTCGCGCCCCGATGCCAGTTCCAGGACCTGCTCGGCGTCGTACGCGCCCTCGAACAGCCTTGGTACCAGCGGGAGTTCGCCGTCCAGGACGGCGGCCGGGTCCAGCCAGCGGACCTGTCCGTCGATCTCCGCCGACACGTCGAACACGGCATAGCCGAGCGTCTCGCGCCGCCCGTCCGCCCCGTACGTCAGGTCCTGTACGCCGGCGCCGTAGACCTCGCCGAACAGTCCGACCCGGCGTGCCCCGAGCCGCTCGGCGAGCTTGGCCGCGACCGCCGGGGCGTCATGCCCGAGCACGGCGCGCCAGTACAGATTGCGCGGGTCCTCCTGGAGTGCGAGGCCCTTCGCGCCGAAGCCCTTGGACGACACCTGGACCCTGCCGTCCTCGGCGAAGTACGTGAGCAGGCAGGCCGATCCGTGCAGCTTCTCGGTGAGCACGACGGGCTCGCCCGGCCGGAAGATGTCCGGGTAGCGCTGGATGTTCTCGATGTCGACCCAGGGCAACAGGTCGGGCGCCGACTCGACGTCGCCGTTCATGGTGGGCGGGATCGGCGGCACGCACTTGACGATGCCGAGCCGCTCCGCGAAGTCGGTGCCCTCGGCGGCGGCCTCGGCCAGGTCGGTCCCCGCGAGCGCCCCGGGGCGGCAGACGATGCCCTGCGACAGCTCGCCGCGCAGCCGGACGGCCTTGACCCGGTCGGACCTGGAGCCCGCGAGGCGGCCGGTCAGGCCCAGTTCGTCGATGAGCTCCGCGGGGAGCACGGACTGCTCCGGGATGTAGAGCGCCGCGTCGCCGGTGCGGTAGGCGCCCTTGGCGACGACGGCGCGGTACAGGCCCACCTGGGCCAGTTCCAGCGCGTCGGCGTTGGGGTGCTCATGGATGGTCAGCACTTCGGCGGTGACGCGCAGCGTCGACATGGCGGGGCTCCCGAAAGCGGATCGGTAATGCGTCAGTTGGGTTTCATCGCCCCCAACTGTCCAGGCCCGACCGGTTTTCGGCCACCGAATTTCAAGGGCCGGTTCACGATGCCGGGAGCGCGGCAGCCACCCTTCGCTCAGGGCCCCGCGAGCGCCGCAGCCACCCTTCGCTCAGGGTCCCGCAAGCGCCGCCGCCACCAACTCCGCGTTGTCCGCCGCCCGTTCCCCGTCCGGCAGCAGCAGCGTGTCCTCGAGCCCGATGCGCGTCGCGAGCCCGAGCCGCCCCGCCAGGCGCAGCACCGGCCAGGCCCCGCCCTCCTCGCCGTGCAGCAGTACCGGGCGGCCATGCGCGACCCCGAGCCGCGCGAGCAGCGCGTGCGCGGCCTCCTCGGCCGCAGCCGGCTCGTGGTCGGTGACTTCGGCGAGGACCCTGAGCACCCTGGGCGCCAGCGGCGAGCGCAGAAACCGCTCGGCCCCGTCCGTGCCCGACCAGATGCCCGCCTCGATGCCGACGCCCCGCTCGAGCAGCACCGCCGCCAGCTCCTCGGCGCCCGGCTCGTGCCAGTTCACCGAGGCGTGGTCGGGCAGCACGGTCCAGGACCGGACCCGCTCGATCCGGCTCGCGGGGTCCGGCTCGGCCCAGGCGCCGGTGGTCACCCCGACCGGAACCGTGACGAGGGAACGTACCGCTTCAAGGGTGGAGGCGACCGCACGCGGGGACAATGTGTCATGTCCACAGGGGGACTTGGGGTGCACATGGACATCGACGGCACCGGCGGCGACCGCACCCGCCGCGGACTCGGCAAGAGCCCCCGGGGACAGCGGCACCGCGCCGCCGTCGGCCGCGTCGCGGGCGCCGTTCAGACAGACCTGAAGCATGCACCCGATCCTAGGAGGAGGCCTGTGGGACTCGTCATCTGCTCGTTGCTGTGGAACGCCGCGGACGCGGGCCAGCAGAAGATCAAGTACGACGGCGACGGCTACCACTTGGTGCGCTTTCCGTACGTGGCGGGCCAGGAGTCGTACGACCCGTGGCACATGCACGACCCGGCGCACGGCGGCGGCACGCCCTCGAAGTTCCCCGACGCGCGCTCGGGGCTCATCTGGCCGAGCCACGACGGCTGGGGCGTGCTCACCGCGCTGGCCTTCTGGGAGCCGCACTCCTCGCCGACCGAGTACCGGACGCGGTTCGTGCGTGATCCGCTCGGCGCCGGATACGACTCGACGGCCACCTCGGACTCGGCGCCCACCGGCGGCGGGCAGTACCGCTCCTACGTCTGGCAGATGTTCGTGCACAAGGGCACCCCGCTCGGCTTCAAGATCTCGGCGCGCGGCCGGGGCGACGCGAAGGTCGCGGCACCCCTGGTGCACGCCCAGTTCAAGCTGGCGATCCATACGGATGTGCACACGCCCTGAGCGGCTTTCGCGGTCGTACGCACACGGGGGTGCGGCACCGTCGGCGCACCCCCGGCCGTCCGGACCTCACACCGAAACGAGCGTCCTTGCCCGCTCCCGGTGCGCCTGCGCCAGTGCCGAGGGCGCGAGAACGGGCTGTGGCACCACGATTCCGCAGCCCGTGCAGACCGGCCCTGCGGACGGCTCGTGCGCCAGACCCTGCTTCCAGATGATGTCGGTGGACGTGCAGACCGGGCAGGTGCCCGCGGGTGCCTGCTCAAGTGCCCTGATCAGATTGCGCAGTACGTCGGCCAGTGGCCCGTCGGGGTGGATCCGCGGGTCGTCGCACCAGGCGACGCCGTGCCCGCCCCAGGTGAGCCGGTGCCAGTCGTCCACGCTGCCGGGCCGGCGCAGCCCGTCGTGCTTCTCCCGCTTGCGCCGCTCGGCGAACTCGGTCTCGTACGCGAGCCACACCGCTCGCGCCTCTTCCAGCTCCTCCAGCGCGGCCGTCAGGCGCGCCGGGTCGGGGGACCGGTCCTCGGGGCCGAAACCGGCCCGCGTGCACAAGTGGTCCCAGGTCGCCCGGTGTCCGTAGGGGGCGAACCGTTCCAGGCACTTACGCAGCGAATACCGCCGCAGCGCCAAGTCGTTGCGGGAATCCCGCACCTGTCTCGCGAGGCTTCGAAAACCGGCCATCGCTTCGCACCTCCGTCGCTCGTGTATCGGCGTCGAGGAACAGACGTCGGCGAATAGACGTATCCCGAGGCGATCCGGCTCCATCCAATTTCGGCCCGGCCTCGACCGGCGGTCCCC
Proteins encoded in this window:
- the soxR gene encoding redox-sensitive transcriptional activator SoxR, whose translation is MPQIPEKVHELTVGQLSARSGAAVSALHFYESKGLISSRRTAGNQRRYGRDALRRVAFVRAAQRVGIPLATIRDALAELPEERTPNRADWARLSETWRSELDERIKQLGRLRDHLTDCIGCGCLSMETCVLSNPDDVFGEKLTGSRLLAEKRT
- a CDS encoding 3-keto-5-aminohexanoate cleavage protein; translated protein: MLQVCLNGARDAADGGAVPLSPGALAESAAGAVAAGAVDVHVHPKSPCGHDTLSPRAVASTLEAVRSLVTVPVGVTTGAWAEPDPASRIERVRSWTVLPDHASVNWHEPGAEELAAVLLERGVGIEAGIWSGTDGAERFLRSPLAPRVLRVLAEVTDHEPAAAEEAAHALLARLGVAHGRPVLLHGEEGGAWPVLRLAGRLGLATRIGLEDTLLLPDGERAADNAELVAAALAGP
- a CDS encoding TetR/AcrR family transcriptional regulator translates to MARPRKPLLSRDRIVMAARELVDAEGLAAVSTRRLAAELGVSGPSLYNHFRTKDQILEAVADSVSAQVDLSMFEDGRDGRDGRFDGQDWRTALHDWAVSYRGALTEHPNIVPVLAQGPGRRPAGLRLADAVFGAMTAAGWPAAQATSIGALMRYFIMGSALGSFAGGFVDDEAAYDPADYPHLGQAHLLAERQEKIDERAFEAGLKALLDGLELQYAALRATAN
- a CDS encoding MaoC family dehydratase, with product MAEPRIFTSAEELRAAVGEQLGAGDWLEIDQKRIDLFADATGDHQWIHVDAEKAAAGPFGTTIAHGYLTLSLLPTLVPQIMRVENVRMGINYGTNKVRFPSPVPVGSRLRATGVIKEVTETKDGGVQLTTAVTIEREDGDKPACVAESVSRFYF
- a CDS encoding aldehyde dehydrogenase family protein; the encoded protein is MTAHDGMYIGGAWRPAAGTDTIAVVNPVDEQVIAQVPAGTAEDIDAAVRAARAAFPGWAATPPAERAALIAALRDQLVARKDEIARTVTAELGSPEQFAQFVHAGVPIAVAGSYAELAASFTFEERIGNSRVLLEPVGVVGAITPWNYPLHQVVAKVAPALAAGCTVVLKPAEDTPLVAQLFAEAVHEVGFPAGVFNLVTGLGPVAGQALAEHEGVDLVSFTGSTAVGQQIGATAGAAIKPVALELGGKSANVILPSADLAKAVNVGVANVMNNSGQTCSAWTRMLVHADQYDDAVQLASAAAAKYGDRIGPVVNAKQQARVRGYIEKGIAEGAKIVAGGPESPREKGYFITPTVFAEVTPDMTIAQEEIFGPVLSIIKYADEDEALAIANGTVYGLAGAVWAGTEEEAVAFARRMDTGQVDINGGSFNPLAPFGGYKKSGVGRELGAHGFAEYLHTKSLQF
- a CDS encoding RNA ligase (ATP), yielding MSTLRVTAEVLTIHEHPNADALELAQVGLYRAVVAKGAYRTGDAALYIPEQSVLPAELIDELGLTGRLAGSRSDRVKAVRLRGELSQGIVCRPGALAGTDLAEAAAEGTDFAERLGIVKCVPPIPPTMNGDVESAPDLLPWVDIENIQRYPDIFRPGEPVVLTEKLHGSACLLTYFAEDGRVQVSSKGFGAKGLALQEDPRNLYWRAVLGHDAPAVAAKLAERLGARRVGLFGEVYGAGVQDLTYGADGRRETLGYAVFDVSAEIDGQVRWLDPAAVLDGELPLVPRLFEGAYDAEQVLELASGRETVSGRALHLREGVVIRPAAERYSPVTGGRAIAKAVSAAYLTRKGGTEYE
- a CDS encoding YiaA/YiaB family inner membrane protein; this translates as MTDASSKPQNTQAYYGMAVASFAISAGAVALAVFKMDVDVWVRAFLGIGMLYLTTSAFNLAKVIRDKQEAARVSDPFKGL
- a CDS encoding Zn-dependent alcohol dehydrogenase, which encodes MVRAAILPAVGSALEIAEIDLPAPGPGQVRVRLAAAGVCHSDLSLTNGTMRVPTPCVLGHEGAGTVVDVGEGVTHVAPGDGVVLNWAPSCGSCHHCSIGEVWLCSQALTGAASVYAHRPDGTELHPGLNVAAFAEETVVAANCVLPVPDGVPLTDAALLGCAVLTGYGAVHHSARVRSGESVVVFGVGGVGLATLQSARIAGAGPIIAVDVSPEKEDLARAAGATDYVVASDTTAKDIRKLTAGQGADVAIECVGRAATIRTAWESTRRGGRTTVVGIGGKDQQVTFNALELFHWGRTLSGCVYGNSDPSRDLPVLAEHIRAGRLDLSQLVTERIGLEGIPGAFENMVAGKGGRALVVFG
- a CDS encoding acyl-CoA dehydrogenase family protein, with product MNLELSEEQTAVRQLAEDFVAREITPHVIEWDRAENVDRAMVKKLGEVGFLGLTIDEQYGGSGGDHLAYCLVTEELGRGDSSVRGIVSVSLGLVAKTVAAWGNEEQKQRWLPGLTSGELVGCFGLTEPGTGSDAGNLTTRAVRDGDSYVVNGTKMFITNGTWADVCLLFARTNDAPGHKGISAFLIPTDTPGLTRRTIHGKLGLRGQATAELVLQDVRVSASAMMAPEGKGFSVAMSALAKGRMSVAAGCVGIAQAALDAAVRYAGEREQFGKPIARHQLVQELISDIAVDVDAARLLTWRVADLIDRGQPFATESSKAKLFASEAAVRAANNALQVFGGYGYIDEYPAGKLLRDARVMTLYEGTSQIQKLVIGRALTGVSAF
- a CDS encoding DMT family transporter encodes the protein MSNPSPSAPPVDSHPAPDSGTASRRAGTLALAAAAVTVVLWASAFVSIRSAGEAYSPGALALGRLLSGALALGVVLLIRREGLPPRAAWPGIVVSGLLWFGVYMVVLNWGEQKVDAGTAALVVNVGPLVMALLAGWLLKEGLPKRLLAGMAVSFAGAAVVGLSMSGSGNASLLGVFLCLLAAVSYAGGVVAQKPALRHASPLQATTFGCAIGAVGCLPFAGVLVDEVGRAPVSATLNMVYLGLFPTALAFTTWAYALARTTAGKMGATTYAVPALVVLMSWVALDEVPGWVTLGGGALCLAGVAVSRGRSRG
- a CDS encoding TetR/AcrR family transcriptional regulator, whose amino-acid sequence is MSAAQEIDEDQPWGEVAPDAARRLLVAAVEAFAERGYHATTTRDIAGRAGMSPAALYIHYKTKEELLHRISTIGHEKALRILSSAADGPGSAADRLAQAVRSFVVWHAGHHTTARVVQYELDALGEEHRAEAVQLRRQCDAAVRRILNDGVESGEFVVPDVPGTTLAVLSLCIDVARWFNTAGRRTPEEVGESYADLVLRMVGAKK